A window of Kineococcus sp. NBC_00420 genomic DNA:
CCGCGCTCGCCGCGCCGACCTGCCACCACTTCTCCGCCCCCGGCACCCCGCGCGAGGCGAGCAGTGCGGCGGCGACCCCGACCACCCCGTCCAGCAGCACCGGGGTCCGGCGGGCCGCGGCCCGCAGCAGGAACCCGACCGCAGCGGCCAGGTCGGCGCTCGCGACGGCCTGCAGGACGGCGGTGGGCCGGGTCGCGAGCTTGCGCGAGCGGCGGACGGCGTCGCGCACGGCGGCCGTCTTGCGCATCCAGGCGTCGTCGTCGACGCCGCTGCCGCGTCCGACGACGTCGACCGCGCCCTTGCGCAGGCAGGCGGCCACCAGCGTCGCGGCGACGGTCGTCGCCCCGGCGCCCAGGTCACCGAGCAGCAGCAGGTCCACCCCGGCGTCGACCTCGGCGTCGGCGATCGCCGCCCCCGCGCGGACCGCGGCCTCGACCTCCTCGGCGCTCAGCGCGTCCCCGACGGCGATGTCCCCGGCGGGCCGGAGCGCGTGCTCGAGCACGGCAGCGGGCACGCCGTCGGGGCCCTGCTCGCCCCAGTCCACGCCCAGGGCGTGCACGGCCACGGGGACCCCGACCGCCGCGGCGAGGGCGGCGAAGGCCCCCCGACCGGCGACGAGTTCGCGCACGGCCTGCGCCGTCCACCCCGGCTCCAGCCGGGAGATCCCCCGGGCGGCGACACCGTGGTCACCCGCGAAGACGACCAGGCGCACCCGCTCCAGCGGAGCCGGCACGTCACGGTCCTGCGTCCCGGCGAGCCAGGACGCCAGCCCATCGGCGCGCGAGGCCGGACGCAGCGGCGCCACCAGCCGGGGGCGCGCGAGCGGGGTGTGCGGCGAGCGCAGACCCTCGGCGATCTCACGCAGGTTCAACGGCCGCGGGCCGTCGGTCATCGGTGCTCCTCGGTGGGACGGGTGGGACGGGTCTCGCAGCGTGCCACGCGACCGCGCACGGCGGCGTGCCCCGCATGGTCGCAC
This region includes:
- a CDS encoding nicotinate-nucleotide--dimethylbenzimidazole phosphoribosyltransferase — translated: MTDGPRPLNLREIAEGLRSPHTPLARPRLVAPLRPASRADGLASWLAGTQDRDVPAPLERVRLVVFAGDHGVAARGISRLEPGWTAQAVRELVAGRGAFAALAAAVGVPVAVHALGVDWGEQGPDGVPAAVLEHALRPAGDIAVGDALSAEEVEAAVRAGAAIADAEVDAGVDLLLLGDLGAGATTVAATLVAACLRKGAVDVVGRGSGVDDDAWMRKTAAVRDAVRRSRKLATRPTAVLQAVASADLAAAVGFLLRAAARRTPVLLDGVVGVAAALLASRGVPGAEKWWQVGAASAEPAQALAADRLKMVPVLDLGAGRGGGSGALSALGVLRAAQALAAADEAALPPLPDPEPEPEPEPEPEPEPEPGAPVQEAGAVAVEPVAVEPAAEGPTDPNDRPNV